One window of Sinorhizobium numidicum genomic DNA carries:
- a CDS encoding SIS domain-containing protein, with the protein MQTNMRREIDEIPEAAARLLERSAMPLAAAGAALRAKNPAFLVTIARGSSDHAALFLKYAIELHAGRPVASLGPSLASIYGADLKLGGAAAIAISQSGKSPDIVAMAQAATRAGAVSIALTNTLPSPIAEACTHPLDILAGPEIAVAATKSYVNSIVAGLAVLGEWTGDAALKRAVADLPNQFAKAVKLDWQDFAADLGEAESLYVLGRGPALAIASEAALKFKETSGMHAEAYSAAEVLHGPVALVGPKFPVLVLAARDAAEASVADIADRMSAKGAVVQVTSARAKKAKRLPFVETGHPITDALALILPFYGFVEAWSRSRGLNPDAPESLKKVTETR; encoded by the coding sequence ATGCAGACGAACATGCGGCGAGAAATCGACGAGATCCCCGAAGCCGCCGCAAGGTTGCTGGAACGTTCGGCCATGCCGCTCGCCGCGGCCGGCGCGGCGCTTCGCGCCAAGAATCCGGCATTTCTCGTGACGATTGCGCGCGGTTCGTCCGATCACGCGGCGCTTTTCCTGAAATACGCGATCGAGTTGCACGCCGGTCGCCCCGTCGCCTCGCTCGGGCCTTCGCTCGCCTCGATCTACGGTGCCGACCTGAAGCTTGGCGGGGCGGCGGCGATCGCGATCTCGCAGTCCGGCAAGAGCCCGGACATCGTGGCGATGGCGCAAGCGGCGACGCGTGCCGGCGCCGTCTCGATTGCGCTGACGAACACGCTGCCCTCGCCAATCGCGGAGGCTTGCACCCACCCGCTCGATATCCTCGCCGGTCCCGAAATTGCCGTCGCGGCGACTAAATCCTATGTTAACTCGATTGTCGCGGGACTTGCCGTGCTTGGCGAATGGACCGGTGACGCGGCGCTGAAGCGTGCCGTCGCCGATCTCCCGAACCAGTTTGCCAAGGCGGTGAAGCTCGACTGGCAGGATTTTGCCGCAGACCTCGGCGAAGCGGAGTCGCTCTACGTGCTCGGTCGCGGCCCGGCGCTGGCGATCGCCAGCGAGGCGGCGCTGAAGTTCAAGGAAACGTCGGGCATGCATGCCGAAGCCTATTCCGCGGCGGAAGTGCTGCATGGACCGGTGGCGCTTGTCGGCCCCAAGTTTCCGGTGCTGGTGCTTGCCGCACGTGACGCCGCCGAGGCTTCGGTTGCCGATATCGCCGATCGCATGAGCGCCAAAGGCGCTGTCGTGCAGGTGACGTCGGCTCGAGCAAAAAAGGCAAAACGGCTGCCTTTCGTCGAGACCGGCCACCCGATCACTGACGCGCTGGCGCTGATCCTGCCGTTTTACGGCTTCGTCGAAGCCTGGTCACGCTCGCGCGGCCTCAATCCCGACGCGCCGGAGAGCCTCAAGAAGGTAACGGAGACACGATGA
- the nagA gene encoding N-acetylglucosamine-6-phosphate deacetylase, with protein sequence MTAKKKITGARIFDGIDWHDGAALLIEAGHVKAIVSARGAAADAETIDARGLLLVPGFIDLQVNGGGGALLNEQPTLDGIRQICAAHAKFGTTALLPTLITDRREVRTAAIQAGLQAKAAAVPGFLGLHLEGPHLSVARKGAHDPSLIRPMGDADLAEMLACARTLGCLMVTVAPENATREQVGALAEAGVVVSLGHTDVGFETACSYAKAGVRTITHLFNAMSGLGHREPGVVGAALATGTLHAGMIADGFHVAPASMGIALRGKQGPGQIFLVTDAMSPLGTDQTSFRLNGREILRHGGRLTLADGTLAGADIDMLSSVRFVHEKLGLPIEEAIRMASAYPADVMGISSHMGRLLPGTDADFVLLTPELGMESTWIGGERAFSA encoded by the coding sequence ATGACTGCGAAAAAGAAGATCACCGGAGCGCGGATTTTCGACGGCATCGATTGGCATGACGGCGCCGCCCTCTTGATCGAGGCGGGGCATGTCAAGGCGATCGTTTCCGCACGCGGCGCGGCAGCCGACGCCGAGACAATAGATGCGCGCGGTCTGCTGCTGGTGCCGGGCTTCATCGATCTGCAGGTGAATGGCGGCGGCGGCGCGCTTCTCAATGAACAGCCGACCCTCGACGGCATACGGCAGATCTGCGCGGCACATGCGAAATTCGGCACGACGGCGCTGTTGCCGACGCTGATCACCGACAGGCGGGAAGTAAGAACCGCTGCCATTCAAGCCGGTCTCCAGGCGAAGGCCGCCGCCGTGCCGGGCTTCCTCGGCCTGCATCTCGAGGGCCCGCATCTTTCGGTCGCGCGCAAGGGAGCCCACGACCCGTCGCTGATCCGGCCGATGGGCGATGCGGACCTCGCGGAAATGCTGGCTTGCGCACGGACGCTCGGCTGCCTGATGGTAACAGTCGCTCCGGAAAACGCGACGAGAGAGCAGGTGGGCGCGCTTGCCGAGGCCGGTGTCGTCGTCAGTCTCGGCCATACGGATGTCGGCTTCGAGACGGCCTGCAGCTACGCCAAGGCAGGAGTTCGCACCATCACCCATCTCTTCAATGCGATGAGCGGGCTCGGCCACCGCGAACCGGGCGTCGTCGGCGCGGCGCTTGCGACCGGAACGTTGCATGCTGGCATGATCGCCGACGGTTTCCATGTCGCCCCGGCCTCGATGGGCATAGCGCTTCGAGGCAAACAGGGGCCGGGACAAATCTTCCTGGTGACCGATGCGATGTCGCCGCTCGGCACCGATCAGACGAGTTTCCGCCTCAACGGCCGTGAAATCCTGCGCCATGGCGGGCGGCTGACGCTGGCCGACGGTACTCTCGCAGGCGCTGACATCGACATGCTGTCCTCCGTCCGCTTCGTGCATGAGAAGCTCGGCCTGCCGATCGAGGAAGCGATCCGCATGGCATCCGCCTATCCGGCCGATGTGATGGGTATCTCGTCCCACATGGGCAGACTTTTGCCCGGAACGGACGCCGACTTCGTACTGCTGACGCCGGAGCTCGGCATGGAGTCGACCTGGATCGGAGGCGAGCGGGCATTCTCGGCCTAA
- a CDS encoding copper homeostasis protein CutC, with product MKGLLLEVCVDDADGLAAAIDGGADRIELCSALAVGGLTPSAGLMTFAGPPPVPVYAMIRPRPGDFVFGRAELDIMRRDIDATREAGLAGVVLGTSLPDGRLDERMLRKLTGHAAGLGLTLHRAFDLVPDFAEAVSIAVDLGFERILTSGGAKSAPEAIDTLAQLVELAAGRISIMPGSGIAIDSVDVLLPRLAVTEVHSSCSVHEPAKDSRLVEMGFASADRRRTDTATVRAMKARLNALQAPTA from the coding sequence ATGAAGGGTCTCCTTCTCGAGGTCTGCGTCGACGACGCGGACGGACTGGCCGCGGCGATTGACGGCGGCGCGGACCGCATAGAACTCTGTTCCGCGCTTGCCGTCGGAGGACTGACGCCAAGCGCCGGGCTGATGACGTTCGCCGGTCCGCCGCCAGTGCCCGTCTATGCGATGATTCGCCCTCGCCCCGGGGATTTCGTCTTCGGCCGCGCCGAGCTCGACATCATGCGCCGCGACATCGATGCAACTCGGGAGGCCGGGCTTGCGGGCGTCGTGCTCGGAACGTCGCTGCCCGACGGCCGGCTGGACGAGCGAATGCTCCGCAAGTTGACCGGTCACGCAGCCGGGCTGGGCCTCACCTTACATCGCGCCTTCGACCTAGTGCCGGATTTCGCCGAAGCGGTGTCGATCGCGGTGGACCTCGGTTTCGAACGCATCCTCACCTCGGGCGGTGCGAAGAGCGCGCCGGAAGCGATCGACACGCTGGCGCAGCTCGTGGAGCTGGCGGCGGGCCGGATTTCCATAATGCCCGGCTCCGGTATTGCCATCGACAGCGTCGACGTGCTGCTGCCAAGGCTCGCGGTTACCGAGGTTCACTCGTCCTGTTCCGTTCATGAGCCGGCTAAAGACAGCCGGCTAGTCGAAATGGGCTTCGCCTCGGCTGACCGTCGCCGCACGGATACGGCAACTGTCAGAGCGATGAAGGCGCGGTTGAACGCGCTGCAGGCTCCTACTGCATAA
- a CDS encoding ROK family protein gives MIICFDIGGSAIKGAVTHSPERIFPLPRRTTPLDDFRGFVETLESVVDEAGGLPDRIAISITGVIDPETRRIKCANIPCIDRRELAAELEAALHLPVIIANDADCFALAEAGVGAGRAHRIVFGAILGTGVGGGLVVDGRLINADGGFAGEWGHGPVVAAKAGDPAIAIPLFDCGCGQRGCVDTVGGARGLERLHETVHGKTLSSHEIIEAWQAGSEEAARTIDVFVDLLSSPLALVINITGATIVPVGGGLSNAQALLAEIDRRVRSRILRRFDRPLVVPGECRLEPGLIGAALLGFERRGA, from the coding sequence ATGATCATCTGCTTCGATATCGGCGGATCAGCGATCAAGGGTGCCGTCACTCATTCGCCGGAAAGAATATTCCCCCTGCCGCGGCGAACGACGCCGCTCGACGATTTTCGTGGCTTCGTCGAAACCCTGGAATCGGTGGTGGACGAAGCGGGCGGCCTGCCGGATCGGATCGCCATCTCGATCACTGGGGTCATCGACCCGGAAACGCGCCGGATCAAATGCGCCAATATCCCCTGCATCGACAGGCGTGAGCTTGCCGCCGAGCTCGAGGCGGCGTTGCACCTGCCGGTGATCATCGCCAACGATGCCGATTGTTTTGCGCTCGCGGAAGCGGGCGTCGGTGCTGGGCGCGCCCATCGCATCGTTTTCGGCGCAATCCTCGGCACCGGCGTCGGCGGCGGCCTCGTGGTCGACGGCAGGCTGATCAACGCCGATGGCGGCTTTGCCGGCGAATGGGGGCATGGCCCGGTCGTCGCCGCCAAGGCAGGGGATCCGGCCATTGCCATACCCCTCTTCGATTGCGGCTGCGGACAGCGCGGCTGCGTCGACACCGTCGGCGGCGCGCGCGGACTGGAACGGCTCCACGAAACGGTTCACGGCAAGACGCTCTCCAGCCACGAGATTATCGAAGCCTGGCAGGCAGGCAGCGAGGAAGCGGCGCGGACGATCGATGTCTTCGTCGATCTGCTGAGCTCGCCGCTGGCGCTGGTGATCAACATAACCGGCGCGACGATCGTGCCCGTCGGCGGCGGGCTTTCCAATGCCCAGGCTTTACTAGCCGAAATCGACCGAAGAGTGCGCAGCCGTATCCTCAGGCGGTTCGACCGGCCGCTGGTGGTGCCAGGGGAATGCCGGTTGGAACCGGGCCTGATCGGCGCGGCGCTGCTCGGCTTCGAACGGAGAGGCGCATGA
- a CDS encoding amidase, protein MTNQKTLASLAVLVQSGQLDPIALAEDTLTRIESHADHSIFVGLTRDRAAQEAKAASERLKAGRSLGLLDGLPVAWKDLFDLAGTVTTAGSAVFRGNPPAKADATVVGALAAAGMISVGRTNMNEFAFSGLGINPHYGTPRNPASADVHRIPGGSSAGSAAAVAAGLVPLAIGTDTGGSVRIPAAMTGIVGYKATRGRYSMKGVFPLATSLDSLGSLCNAVQDAVWADAAMHGLTAPVIRRAEVADLSIVVPESVVFDEAESEVVAAFEAAIRRLEAAGAKVRRQSFPSFAAVFDLMARHGALVTAEAYALHRERLAGPEAARIDPRVVARARLGEKITVSDYIALLDARGRLIHETVESLKTGELIAHPTLPHVAPPLAPLLGDDDLFFKTNAKTLRNTLIGNFLDFCGVSIPCGTGAAGMPAGLLLSAPHHQDDRLLSAALAAEAIIRGEA, encoded by the coding sequence ATGACCAATCAAAAAACGCTCGCGAGCCTCGCCGTTCTCGTGCAATCGGGCCAACTCGATCCTATCGCACTCGCGGAAGACACCCTGACCCGGATAGAGAGCCACGCCGACCACTCGATTTTCGTCGGCCTGACGCGCGACCGCGCGGCGCAGGAAGCGAAGGCCGCGTCCGAGCGCCTCAAGGCCGGGCGTTCGCTCGGGCTGCTCGATGGCCTGCCCGTCGCCTGGAAGGACCTGTTCGATCTTGCCGGAACCGTCACGACCGCGGGTTCCGCCGTTTTCAGGGGCAATCCACCGGCGAAAGCCGACGCCACCGTCGTCGGCGCTCTTGCCGCCGCCGGCATGATCAGTGTCGGCCGCACCAATATGAACGAGTTCGCCTTCTCCGGGCTCGGCATCAATCCGCACTATGGCACACCTCGCAATCCGGCATCGGCGGATGTCCACCGTATTCCCGGCGGTTCCTCCGCCGGCTCGGCCGCTGCGGTCGCGGCCGGTCTGGTGCCGCTTGCGATCGGCACCGACACCGGCGGTTCGGTGCGCATTCCGGCCGCAATGACCGGCATCGTCGGCTACAAGGCAACGCGCGGGCGCTATTCGATGAAGGGCGTCTTCCCGCTCGCCACAAGCCTCGATTCGCTTGGGTCCCTTTGCAATGCCGTGCAGGATGCCGTATGGGCGGACGCGGCCATGCACGGCCTGACGGCGCCGGTAATCCGCCGCGCAGAGGTCGCCGATCTTTCCATCGTCGTTCCCGAGAGCGTCGTCTTCGACGAAGCCGAGTCGGAGGTTGTCGCAGCCTTCGAGGCGGCGATCAGAAGGCTCGAGGCGGCCGGCGCCAAGGTCAGGCGCCAGTCCTTCCCGAGTTTCGCCGCGGTTTTCGATCTGATGGCGCGCCACGGCGCGCTGGTGACTGCGGAGGCCTATGCCCTCCACCGCGAGCGCCTGGCGGGCCCTGAAGCGGCACGCATCGATCCGCGCGTCGTCGCTCGGGCGCGCCTCGGCGAAAAAATCACCGTCAGCGACTACATCGCCCTTCTCGACGCCCGCGGCCGGTTGATCCACGAAACGGTCGAAAGCCTCAAAACCGGCGAACTGATCGCGCACCCGACATTGCCGCATGTGGCCCCGCCGCTCGCGCCGCTTCTTGGCGACGACGATCTCTTCTTCAAAACCAATGCAAAGACGCTCCGCAACACGCTAATCGGCAATTTCCTGGATTTCTGCGGCGTGTCCATTCCCTGCGGCACGGGGGCGGCCGGCATGCCGGCCGGCTTGCTGCTCTCCGCGCCGCATCATCAGGACGACCGGCTGCTGAGCGCGGCCCTCGCCGCCGAAGCGATTATCCGGGGCGAGGCATGA
- a CDS encoding sulfate transporter family protein produces the protein MITEAARLAFANLFAAETRAVFWKVIGLTLLALVAVWFALREVFVWLALPWIDALMPGTPDWAGWITFVVGIFASLGLALALALLLAPVTALIAGFFLDDVAEVVEKRDYPTEAPGAPLPLAEAIVGSAKFLGVVILGNIAALLLLLVPGVNLVAFFLVNGYLLGREFFEFAAMRHRPPSEARLFRVKHRSTVFLAGLVLAAFLAVPLLNLLTPLFAAGMMVHLHKMLSARDPGFSMIRSSAADA, from the coding sequence ATGATTACCGAAGCGGCGCGGCTTGCCTTCGCCAATCTTTTTGCGGCGGAGACCCGCGCAGTCTTCTGGAAGGTCATCGGCCTGACCTTGCTTGCACTGGTAGCGGTCTGGTTCGCCTTGCGCGAGGTGTTCGTTTGGCTTGCTCTGCCATGGATCGACGCGCTAATGCCCGGAACGCCGGATTGGGCGGGGTGGATCACCTTCGTCGTCGGCATTTTTGCAAGCCTCGGTCTGGCCCTAGCGCTGGCGCTTCTGCTCGCCCCGGTGACGGCGCTCATCGCCGGCTTCTTTCTCGATGACGTTGCCGAGGTGGTCGAGAAACGCGATTACCCGACCGAAGCGCCGGGTGCGCCGCTGCCTCTCGCAGAAGCAATCGTCGGATCGGCAAAATTTCTCGGCGTCGTTATCCTGGGCAACATCGCGGCCCTGCTGCTGTTGCTCGTACCGGGGGTCAATCTCGTCGCCTTCTTCCTTGTGAACGGCTACCTGCTCGGGCGCGAATTCTTTGAGTTCGCCGCCATGCGCCATCGCCCGCCGTCAGAGGCGCGGCTCTTTCGCGTAAAGCACCGCTCCACTGTTTTCCTGGCGGGTTTGGTGTTGGCGGCGTTCCTTGCCGTGCCGCTGCTCAACCTGCTGACGCCGCTCTTTGCCGCCGGTATGATGGTGCATCTGCACAAGATGCTTTCCGCCCGCGATCCGGGGTTTTCCATGATTCGCAGCTCGGCGGCGGATGCATGA
- a CDS encoding SlyX family protein yields MSDADDRITRLEEMVAHQAKTIEELSDQLAEQWVVLEQTRTKLDRLTERFLSLEEQARDTVPVTRPPHY; encoded by the coding sequence ATGAGCGATGCAGACGACCGGATTACCCGTCTGGAGGAAATGGTGGCGCACCAGGCCAAGACCATCGAAGAGCTTTCGGATCAACTGGCCGAGCAGTGGGTGGTGTTGGAGCAGACGCGTACGAAACTCGACCGCCTCACCGAGCGCTTCCTGAGCCTGGAGGAACAGGCGCGCGACACGGTCCCGGTGACGCGACCTCCGCATTATTGA
- a CDS encoding BMP family lipoprotein: MKKTILGLFAFSMMSATALAADIKPAIIYDLGGKFDKSFNEAAFNGAEKFKTESGIEYREFEIANDAQREQALRRFASDGNTPIVMAGFNWAASLEKIAAEYPDTKFAIIDMVVEKPNVKSIVFKEQEGSYLVGVLAGLASKTKTVGFVGGMDIPLIHKFACGYVGGAKSTGENVKVLEAYTGTTPDAWNDPVKGGEIAKSQIDQGADVVYHAAGGTGVGVLQAAADAGKLGIGVDSNQNMLQPGKVLTSMLKRVDVAVYDAFTAAKDDKFEFGVSNLGLKEDGVGYALDEHNKALITPEMLDAVEKVKADIISGKVQVHDYMTDETCPY, encoded by the coding sequence ATGAAAAAAACCATTCTCGGTCTCTTTGCTTTCTCGATGATGTCCGCGACGGCACTGGCTGCCGACATCAAGCCGGCGATCATCTACGACCTCGGCGGCAAGTTCGACAAATCCTTTAATGAGGCGGCCTTCAACGGCGCTGAAAAGTTCAAGACCGAATCCGGAATCGAATACCGCGAATTCGAAATCGCCAACGACGCTCAGCGCGAACAGGCGCTGCGCCGCTTTGCCAGCGACGGCAACACCCCGATCGTGATGGCGGGCTTCAACTGGGCCGCATCGCTCGAGAAGATCGCGGCGGAATATCCGGACACGAAATTCGCGATCATCGACATGGTGGTCGAAAAGCCGAACGTCAAATCGATCGTCTTCAAGGAGCAGGAAGGCTCCTATCTCGTCGGCGTACTCGCCGGCCTCGCCTCCAAGACGAAGACCGTCGGCTTCGTCGGCGGCATGGACATCCCGCTGATCCACAAGTTCGCCTGTGGTTATGTCGGCGGTGCCAAGTCGACGGGCGAGAACGTCAAGGTATTGGAAGCCTATACGGGCACGACGCCGGATGCGTGGAACGACCCGGTCAAGGGCGGTGAAATCGCCAAATCCCAGATCGACCAGGGCGCCGACGTCGTCTATCACGCCGCCGGCGGCACCGGTGTCGGCGTGCTGCAGGCGGCAGCGGATGCAGGCAAGCTCGGCATCGGTGTCGATTCCAACCAGAACATGCTGCAGCCGGGTAAGGTGCTGACGTCGATGCTGAAGCGCGTCGACGTCGCCGTCTACGACGCCTTCACGGCGGCCAAGGACGACAAGTTCGAATTCGGCGTCTCCAATCTCGGCCTCAAGGAGGACGGCGTCGGTTATGCCCTCGACGAGCACAACAAGGCGCTGATCACGCCGGAAATGCTCGATGCGGTCGAGAAGGTGAAAGCCGACATTATCTCCGGCAAGGTTCAGGTGCACGACTATATGACCGACGAGACCTGCCCGTACTGA
- the msrA gene encoding peptide-methionine (S)-S-oxide reductase MsrA: MFLIDMFNKKTILPDAATALPGRNEEIPTATTHFVSGRPLKGPYPEGMKKVLFGMGCFWGAERLLWQIPGVYVTAVGYSGGLTPNPTYQETTTGLTGHAEVVLVVYDPAKASFARLLKTFFEEHDPTQGMRQGNDVGTTYRSAIYVYDEEQLAEAKAARNAFQRALTAFDHGGEITTEVGMAGPFYFAEDYHQQYLAKNPDGYCGLRGTGVSCPIGG; encoded by the coding sequence ATGTTTCTGATCGACATGTTCAACAAGAAGACCATCCTGCCCGATGCTGCGACCGCGCTCCCGGGCCGCAACGAGGAAATTCCGACGGCAACGACGCACTTCGTCTCCGGGCGGCCGCTGAAGGGCCCTTACCCGGAAGGGATGAAGAAGGTGCTCTTCGGCATGGGCTGCTTCTGGGGCGCTGAACGGCTGCTCTGGCAAATTCCCGGAGTCTATGTGACGGCGGTTGGCTACTCCGGCGGGCTGACGCCGAACCCGACCTATCAGGAGACGACGACGGGACTGACGGGCCATGCTGAAGTGGTTTTGGTCGTCTACGATCCGGCCAAGGCTTCCTTCGCGCGCCTGCTCAAGACCTTCTTCGAGGAGCACGACCCGACGCAGGGCATGCGCCAAGGCAACGACGTCGGCACGACCTATCGCTCGGCAATCTATGTCTACGATGAAGAGCAGCTCGCCGAGGCCAAGGCTGCCCGCAACGCATTCCAGAGGGCGCTGACCGCCTTCGATCACGGCGGCGAAATCACCACCGAGGTCGGCATGGCCGGCCCGTTCTACTTTGCCGAGGATTATCACCAGCAATATCTCGCCAAGAACCCGGACGGCTATTGCGGCCTTCGCGGCACCGGCGTCAGCTGCCCGATCGGCGGCTGA
- a CDS encoding ArsR/SmtB family transcription factor — protein sequence MSKPDLVAPGPAEVFAALGDPTRLSLLAKLSDGETRSIAKLSADTKLTRQAVTKHLHVLERAGLVENIRIGRESRFGYKPEPIAEAKSYLDRVSAQWDEALGRLRAFVEG from the coding sequence ATGTCGAAGCCTGACCTCGTCGCTCCCGGCCCGGCCGAGGTGTTTGCCGCCCTCGGCGACCCGACCCGCCTTTCGTTGTTGGCAAAACTCAGCGACGGCGAAACACGCTCGATCGCAAAGCTTTCGGCGGATACGAAGCTGACGCGGCAGGCCGTAACCAAGCATCTGCACGTGCTGGAAAGGGCGGGCCTCGTCGAAAACATTCGTATCGGCCGGGAAAGCCGGTTTGGCTATAAACCGGAGCCGATCGCCGAGGCAAAGTCCTATCTCGACAGGGTTTCGGCGCAGTGGGACGAGGCTTTGGGCAGGCTCAGGGCGTTTGTAGAAGGTTGA
- a CDS encoding SRPBCC family protein has protein sequence MTDRIEKSIELNAPIEKVWRALTDYDAFGEWFRVKLEGPFVVGEVTTGRITYPGHEGLKWVSVTERMDAPRLFSFRWPHPADPNADSSTEPSTLVEFHLKPTPTGTHLTIIESGFENLPEDQRMEALRGNEGGWEIQTGNIKAYVEA, from the coding sequence ATGACGGATCGTATCGAGAAAAGCATCGAACTTAACGCCCCGATCGAAAAGGTATGGCGGGCACTGACCGATTACGACGCCTTCGGCGAGTGGTTCCGGGTGAAGCTCGAGGGACCATTCGTTGTGGGAGAAGTCACCACGGGCCGGATTACCTATCCCGGCCACGAGGGGCTCAAGTGGGTGTCGGTCACGGAGCGGATGGACGCGCCGCGGCTGTTCTCATTCCGGTGGCCGCATCCGGCGGACCCCAATGCCGATTCGTCCACCGAGCCTTCCACCCTCGTCGAATTTCACCTGAAGCCGACACCTACGGGTACGCATCTGACGATCATCGAGTCCGGCTTCGAGAACCTGCCTGAAGATCAGCGAATGGAAGCGCTGCGCGGCAACGAAGGCGGATGGGAGATCCAGACGGGAAACATCAAGGCCTATGTCGAAGCCTGA
- a CDS encoding BON domain-containing protein, which produces MSTEHPFYSHKDDDPHLTDDDLAEKVLRYIRYATFIDTSDISVMAVGGMVVLSGNVAQEADIACAGEAAASVIGVSSVENRLTVRPDEAKD; this is translated from the coding sequence ATGTCGACAGAGCACCCGTTCTATTCGCACAAGGACGACGACCCACATCTGACCGATGACGATCTGGCGGAAAAGGTGCTGCGATACATTCGCTACGCGACTTTCATCGATACAAGCGACATCTCGGTGATGGCCGTCGGCGGAATGGTCGTGCTTTCCGGCAACGTCGCCCAGGAGGCGGACATCGCCTGCGCCGGCGAGGCTGCGGCCTCGGTCATCGGCGTGTCGAGCGTCGAGAACCGGCTGACGGTGCGACCGGATGAGGCGAAGGACTGA
- a CDS encoding AEC family transporter: protein MSEIFLNVLPIFVLILTGWLVVRLGYLKPAVGDALGDFVFRVAVPVLLFRTIAEADFKEGSPWPLWVAYFSGVAITWTCGHLAATLGFGRDARMGVLAGVSSAFANTVFIGLPLVSRVVGEDGIVAISILLSVHLPVMMIAGTVMMERAERKTSGRPGQGILRLLGGVARNLVRNPLVIGLAFGALFHLLGQPLGGPVKVVVDQLAGVAAPAALVSIGMALDKYGLAGNTGLAAVTSTLKLLVLPGAVFAACHLLGLNDSWTAALVLTSSVPTGVNAWLIANHFDVGHALASSTITLTTALGVLSVSAWAYLLM, encoded by the coding sequence ATGTCCGAAATCTTCCTGAACGTCCTTCCGATCTTCGTCCTGATCCTCACCGGCTGGCTGGTCGTGAGGCTCGGCTATCTGAAACCGGCTGTCGGCGATGCGCTCGGCGACTTCGTTTTCAGGGTTGCGGTACCGGTCCTTCTGTTCCGCACCATCGCCGAGGCGGATTTCAAGGAGGGATCGCCGTGGCCTCTCTGGGTCGCCTATTTCTCCGGCGTCGCGATCACCTGGACCTGCGGCCATCTCGCCGCCACGCTCGGCTTCGGCCGCGATGCGCGCATGGGCGTGCTTGCAGGCGTATCGTCGGCCTTCGCCAACACCGTCTTCATCGGCCTGCCGCTGGTTTCGCGTGTGGTCGGGGAAGACGGGATCGTGGCGATCTCGATCCTGCTCTCGGTCCACCTGCCGGTGATGATGATCGCCGGCACGGTGATGATGGAGCGCGCGGAACGAAAGACGAGCGGCAGACCGGGGCAGGGCATCCTGAGGCTGCTGGGCGGTGTTGCGCGCAATCTTGTTCGCAACCCCCTGGTCATCGGTCTCGCCTTCGGCGCGCTGTTCCACCTCCTCGGGCAGCCGCTCGGCGGACCGGTGAAGGTCGTCGTCGACCAACTGGCCGGCGTCGCGGCACCGGCCGCGCTTGTCTCGATCGGCATGGCCCTCGACAAATACGGTCTTGCCGGCAATACCGGGCTTGCGGCCGTCACCAGCACACTGAAGCTGCTCGTATTACCGGGAGCCGTTTTCGCTGCCTGCCATCTGTTGGGTCTGAACGATAGCTGGACCGCCGCGCTGGTTCTGACGTCGTCCGTTCCGACCGGCGTCAATGCCTGGCTTATCGCTAACCATTTCGATGTCGGCCATGCGCTCGCCTCTTCGACCATCACGCTGACGACGGCGCTCGGCGTGCTCAGCGTCTCGGCCTGGGCCTATCTGTTGATGTGA